A DNA window from Xanthomonas campestris pv. campestris str. ATCC 33913 contains the following coding sequences:
- a CDS encoding response regulator — translation MSKLTVLLVDDHEGFINAAMRHFRKVEWLNIVGSAANGLEAIERSESLRPNVVLMDLAMPEMGGLQATRLIKTQDDPPYIVIASHFDDAEHREHALRAGADNFVSKLSYIQEVMPILEGLTEGARNE, via the coding sequence ATGAGCAAACTCACCGTGCTGCTGGTCGACGACCACGAGGGCTTCATCAACGCTGCGATGCGTCATTTTCGCAAAGTGGAGTGGCTCAATATCGTGGGCAGTGCCGCCAATGGACTGGAAGCGATCGAGCGCTCTGAGTCGCTGCGCCCCAATGTCGTGCTGATGGACCTGGCCATGCCCGAGATGGGAGGCCTGCAGGCCACCCGTCTGATCAAGACGCAGGACGATCCGCCGTATATTGTCATCGCGAGCCACTTCGACGATGCAGAGCATCGTGAACACGCTCTTCGCGCGGGTGCTGACAATTTTGTCAGCAAGCTGTCCTATATCCAGGAAGTCATGCCAATCCTGGAGGGCCTGACGGAAGGAGCCAGGAATGAGTGA
- the rpoN gene encoding RNA polymerase factor sigma-54, whose product MKTTISAQLGQQLHLTPQLLQSIRLLQLDGMQLELEIRRALETNPLLELEELADSSDEAPSAEDGATDMAAFDELPESTMWEVQSSSWNGEDDDRMQRVAAGESTDPHVRILRELALDLDETDLGTAAFWLEQTDDAGYLTEALPTLQQLAATRLGISVDAAEAIRQRLLHGDPAGLAACDLRECLQAQLAALPGRVPARHLAGRILAGDLDLLAGHDYALLARAHDADVDDVREAVRLILSLQPRPGDDLLQETNASVIPDVLAWHADGSWRVALNPATTHRVSINPVHERALAEAGDAAQPLRDMLQEARWLTRGLSMRYETLLRATRAIVERQAAFLARGEEAMAPLTLKEIADEIGMHESTISRITTGKYIQTPRGTFELKHFFAVRLEGASVSGQAVKAMVRRLIESEPAGRPLADEAIAGLLSRQGVNIARRTVAKYREQLDIAPARERRRTTKPLLARAG is encoded by the coding sequence ATGAAGACGACCATCTCTGCCCAGCTGGGCCAACAACTGCACCTCACCCCGCAGCTGTTGCAGTCGATCCGTCTGTTGCAACTGGACGGCATGCAGCTGGAACTGGAGATCCGTCGCGCCCTGGAAACCAATCCATTACTGGAATTGGAAGAGCTGGCCGACAGCAGCGACGAGGCTCCCAGCGCCGAGGATGGCGCCACCGACATGGCCGCCTTCGACGAGTTGCCCGAAAGCACCATGTGGGAGGTGCAGAGCAGCAGCTGGAATGGCGAAGACGACGACCGCATGCAGCGCGTGGCCGCCGGCGAATCCACCGACCCGCATGTGCGCATCCTGCGCGAGTTGGCGCTGGACCTGGACGAAACCGACCTCGGCACCGCCGCGTTCTGGCTGGAACAGACCGACGACGCCGGCTACCTGACCGAAGCCCTGCCCACCCTGCAACAACTGGCCGCTACCCGCTTGGGCATCAGCGTGGATGCCGCCGAGGCAATCCGCCAGCGGCTGTTGCACGGCGACCCGGCCGGGCTGGCGGCCTGCGATCTGCGCGAATGCCTGCAGGCGCAGCTGGCCGCCCTGCCCGGCCGCGTGCCTGCGCGCCACCTGGCTGGCCGCATCCTGGCCGGCGACCTGGACCTGCTGGCCGGCCACGACTACGCCCTGCTGGCACGCGCCCACGATGCCGATGTGGACGATGTGCGCGAAGCCGTGCGGCTGATCCTGTCGCTGCAGCCGCGGCCTGGCGATGACCTGTTGCAGGAAACCAATGCCAGCGTGATCCCGGACGTGCTGGCCTGGCACGCCGATGGCAGCTGGCGGGTGGCGCTGAATCCGGCCACCACCCACCGGGTGAGCATCAATCCGGTGCACGAACGCGCCCTGGCCGAAGCCGGCGACGCCGCCCAGCCGCTGCGCGACATGCTGCAGGAAGCCCGCTGGCTGACCCGCGGCCTGTCGATGCGCTACGAGACCCTGCTGCGCGCCACCCGTGCCATCGTCGAGCGCCAGGCTGCCTTCCTGGCCCGCGGCGAAGAAGCCATGGCGCCGCTGACGCTCAAGGAGATCGCCGACGAGATCGGCATGCACGAGTCGACGATCTCCCGTATTACCACGGGCAAATACATCCAGACCCCGCGCGGCACCTTCGAACTGAAGCATTTCTTCGCCGTGCGGCTGGAAGGCGCCAGCGTCTCCGGCCAGGCCGTCAAGGCCATGGTGCGCCGCCTGATTGAAAGCGAACCGGCCGGACGCCCGCTGGCCGACGAAGCCATCGCCGGGCTGTTGTCGCGCCAGGGCGTTAATATTGCGCGACGGACCGTGGCCAAGTACCGCGAACAACTCGATATCGCCCCGGCTCGCGAGCGCCGCCGCACCACCAAACCGCTGCTTGCCCGGGCGGGATAA
- a CDS encoding response regulator transcription factor — MRVIIVDDHTLVRAGLSRLLQTFSGIDVVGEASNAQQALDMTSLHRPDLVLMDLSLPGRSGLDAMTDVLRAAPRTHVVMMSMHDDPVHVRDALDRGAVGFVVKDAAPLELELALRAAAAGQVFLSPQISSKMIAPMLGREKPVGIAALSPRQREILREIGRGQSNKEIAADLGISVKTVETHRARMMESLGCRRANDLVLLAAKHHNELV; from the coding sequence GTGCGAGTCATCATCGTCGACGATCACACCCTTGTTCGCGCTGGCCTGTCGAGGCTGCTGCAGACCTTTTCCGGCATCGATGTGGTCGGCGAAGCGAGCAATGCGCAACAAGCCCTGGACATGACCTCCCTGCACCGGCCAGACCTGGTGCTGATGGACCTGTCCCTGCCCGGCCGCAGCGGGCTGGATGCCATGACCGATGTGCTGCGGGCCGCGCCGCGCACCCATGTGGTGATGATGTCCATGCACGACGACCCGGTGCACGTGCGCGATGCGCTCGATCGCGGCGCAGTCGGTTTCGTGGTCAAGGACGCCGCCCCACTGGAACTGGAGCTGGCCTTGCGCGCCGCCGCCGCCGGGCAGGTGTTCCTGAGCCCGCAGATCTCTTCGAAGATGATCGCCCCGATGCTGGGCCGCGAAAAACCGGTCGGCATCGCCGCGCTGTCACCGCGCCAGCGCGAGATCCTGCGCGAGATCGGCCGCGGCCAGAGCAACAAGGAAATCGCCGCCGACCTCGGCATCAGCGTCAAGACCGTGGAAACCCACCGTGCCCGCATGATGGAATCGCTGGGGTGCCGCCGCGCCAATGATCTGGTGCTGCTGGCCGCCAAGCATCACAACGAGCTGGTCTAG
- a CDS encoding PilZ domain-containing protein gives MSTLGTLAPAADTELFADTLSCELRLPAGFHVTADPGSHATAETLLRSLGQVEDLRSEDSSEERGELPLLVQRMDAKLDLILALIGRLVRQSDTRLALGTVHWSVRGIRLASPHAHPPGTTGSVLLQPSDWLPELLQLPADVLASASDGQQHWLWLRFAPLGTGLQDALERHLFRLHRRQIADARRQR, from the coding sequence ATGTCCACGCTCGGCACGCTCGCACCGGCGGCCGATACCGAGCTGTTCGCCGACACGCTCAGCTGCGAGCTGCGCCTGCCGGCCGGCTTCCACGTCACGGCCGACCCCGGCTCGCACGCCACTGCCGAAACCCTATTGCGCAGCCTCGGCCAGGTCGAAGACCTGCGCAGCGAAGACAGCAGCGAGGAGCGCGGCGAGCTGCCGCTGCTGGTGCAGCGCATGGACGCCAAACTCGACCTCATCCTGGCCCTGATCGGCCGCCTGGTCCGCCAGAGCGACACCCGCCTGGCGCTGGGCACGGTGCATTGGTCGGTGCGCGGCATCCGGCTGGCCAGCCCGCACGCGCACCCGCCCGGCACAACTGGCAGCGTTCTGCTGCAGCCGTCGGACTGGCTTCCTGAATTGTTACAACTGCCTGCCGACGTCCTGGCGAGCGCAAGCGATGGTCAACAGCACTGGCTGTGGTTACGCTTTGCCCCACTGGGGACCGGTCTGCAGGACGCCCTGGAACGTCATCTGTTTCGTTTGCATCGCCGTCAGATCGCCGACGCCCGTCGCCAGCGCTGA
- the fliS gene encoding flagellar export chaperone FliS has product MYGSNRQYAEQYRKVGVSTSVTEADPHKLVSLLFAGACQRIRLAQACLAQGDQARKGKAIGEACAIVGHLNGSLDHEAGGEIAGNLSALYDYVIQRLTAANLHNDETALTEALDLLSEIDSAWNSIPLDQRGIAAAS; this is encoded by the coding sequence ATGTACGGTTCCAATCGTCAGTACGCCGAGCAATACCGCAAGGTCGGCGTGTCCACCAGCGTGACCGAAGCCGATCCGCACAAGTTGGTGTCGCTGCTGTTTGCCGGTGCCTGCCAACGCATTCGTCTGGCCCAGGCATGCCTGGCGCAGGGCGACCAGGCGCGCAAGGGCAAGGCCATTGGCGAAGCCTGCGCAATCGTCGGCCATCTCAACGGCTCGCTCGATCACGAAGCCGGCGGTGAGATCGCTGGTAACCTGTCGGCCCTGTACGACTACGTGATCCAGCGCCTGACCGCGGCCAATCTGCACAACGACGAGACCGCGTTGACCGAAGCGCTGGATCTGCTCAGCGAAATCGACTCGGCGTGGAACTCCATCCCCCTCGATCAACGCGGCATCGCTGCCGCCTCGTGA
- the fliD gene encoding flagellar filament capping protein FliD — MASVISTSSSGLDIPTVVSTLVSRQKDPEQARINKAGTAATTQLSAISQIKSSMTTLKSALDKVVSSADTNAYKASVPTDAGFTATTTSSAAPGNYSVEVVSLASAQKLASGAFTADATVGSGTLTIGYGDKSITVDISGTDKLADIAAAINKAAGGKGVTASVVTANDGQHLVFNAVDTGTKGALTVSASDPSLSALTFGAGVTGGLTQQVAAADALVRVDGFERTSSSNTVTDIVPGVVLNLTKAAEGTKVTLGVTADTSGLKGNLTAFAAAYNTANTLLKNSSSYNAETRTASALTGDSLVRGLQQQLRGQVSGSISELKALGLTIDKDGVMSFDGGKFDTAIAADGGAAAEALGKDSKFGSGLTKLLDANVNVNNGTLTLRSDSLNKQIKGFEADLDNLDARMEKLTDRYTAQFTAMETMISKMQGATGSLSSLLAIK, encoded by the coding sequence ATGGCATCGGTGATCAGTACGTCCAGCTCCGGGCTGGATATCCCCACCGTGGTGTCCACCCTGGTGTCCCGTCAGAAGGATCCGGAGCAGGCACGCATCAACAAGGCCGGCACCGCCGCCACCACGCAGCTGTCGGCGATCAGCCAGATCAAGAGCAGCATGACCACGCTCAAGTCTGCGCTGGACAAGGTGGTCAGCAGTGCCGACACCAATGCCTACAAGGCCAGCGTCCCGACCGATGCCGGCTTTACCGCCACCACCACCAGCTCGGCGGCGCCGGGTAACTACTCGGTGGAAGTGGTGTCGCTGGCCAGCGCCCAGAAACTGGCCTCCGGCGCATTCACCGCCGATGCCACTGTTGGCAGCGGCACGCTCACCATTGGCTACGGCGACAAAAGCATCACCGTGGACATCAGCGGCACCGACAAGCTCGCCGACATTGCCGCAGCCATCAACAAGGCGGCCGGCGGCAAGGGCGTCACTGCCAGCGTGGTCACCGCCAACGATGGCCAGCATCTGGTGTTCAACGCCGTCGACACCGGCACCAAGGGCGCACTGACCGTCAGTGCCAGCGACCCCAGCCTGAGCGCGCTTACCTTTGGCGCCGGCGTCACTGGCGGGCTGACCCAGCAGGTGGCCGCCGCCGACGCGCTGGTGCGCGTGGACGGCTTCGAGCGCACCTCCAGTTCCAATACCGTCACCGACATCGTGCCGGGCGTGGTGCTCAACCTGACCAAGGCCGCCGAAGGCACCAAGGTCACCCTGGGCGTCACTGCCGACACCAGCGGGCTGAAGGGCAACCTCACCGCATTTGCGGCGGCCTACAACACCGCCAACACCTTGCTCAAGAACAGCAGCAGCTACAACGCCGAAACCCGCACCGCCTCGGCGCTGACCGGCGACTCGCTGGTGCGCGGCCTGCAGCAGCAGTTGCGCGGCCAGGTCAGCGGCAGCATCAGCGAGCTCAAGGCGCTGGGCCTGACCATCGACAAGGATGGCGTGATGAGCTTCGATGGCGGCAAGTTCGACACCGCCATCGCCGCCGATGGTGGCGCGGCCGCCGAGGCGTTGGGCAAGGACAGCAAGTTCGGCAGCGGGCTGACCAAGCTGCTGGACGCCAACGTCAACGTCAACAACGGCACCCTGACCCTGCGTTCGGACAGCTTGAACAAGCAGATCAAGGGCTTCGAGGCCGACCTGGACAACCTCGATGCGCGCATGGAAAAGCTCACCGACCGCTACACCGCGCAGTTCACCGCGATGGAAACCATGATCAGCAAGATGCAGGGCGCCACCGGTTCGCTCAGCAGCCTGCTCGCGATCAAATGA
- a CDS encoding flagellin codes for MAQVINTNVMSLNAQRNLNTNSSSMALSIQQLSSGKRITSASVDAAGLAISERFTTQIRGLDVASRNANDGISLAQTAEGAMVEIGNNLQRIRELSVQSANATNSATDREALNSEVKQLTSEIDRVANQTSFNGTKLLNGDFSGALFQVGADAGQTIGINSIVDANVDSLGKANFAASVSGAGVTGAATASGSLSGITLAFKDASGAAKSVAVADIKIASGDTAADINKKVASAINDKLDQTGMYASIDTSGNVKLESLKAGQDFTSLSGGTSGAAGITAGAGIQTASAASGSTASTLSSLDISTFSGAQKALEIVDKALTSVNSSRADMGAVQNRFTSTIANLAATSENLTASRSRIADTDYAKTTAELTRTQILQQAGTAMLAQAKSVPQNVLSLLQ; via the coding sequence ATGGCACAGGTAATCAACACCAACGTAATGTCGCTGAACGCTCAGCGTAACCTCAACACCAACAGTTCGAGCATGGCGCTGAGCATTCAGCAGCTGTCCTCGGGCAAGCGCATCACCAGCGCCTCGGTCGATGCCGCGGGCCTGGCGATTTCAGAGCGCTTCACCACGCAGATCCGCGGCCTGGACGTTGCCTCGCGCAACGCCAACGACGGTATCTCACTGGCCCAGACCGCCGAAGGCGCGATGGTCGAAATCGGCAACAACCTGCAGCGTATCCGTGAGCTGTCGGTGCAGTCAGCCAACGCCACCAACTCGGCCACCGACCGTGAAGCACTGAACTCCGAAGTCAAGCAGCTCACCTCGGAAATCGATCGCGTCGCCAACCAGACCAGCTTCAACGGCACCAAGCTGTTGAACGGCGACTTCTCCGGCGCGCTGTTCCAGGTGGGTGCCGACGCTGGCCAGACCATCGGCATCAACAGCATCGTCGACGCCAATGTCGATTCGTTAGGCAAGGCCAACTTCGCAGCATCGGTGTCCGGCGCTGGCGTCACCGGCGCGGCCACCGCGTCGGGTTCGCTCAGCGGTATCACTCTGGCCTTCAAGGATGCCTCCGGCGCTGCAAAAAGCGTTGCCGTCGCCGATATCAAGATCGCTTCCGGCGATACTGCGGCAGACATCAACAAGAAAGTTGCCTCGGCGATCAACGATAAGCTGGATCAGACCGGCATGTATGCCTCGATCGACACCAGCGGCAACGTGAAGCTCGAGTCGCTGAAGGCTGGCCAGGACTTCACCTCGCTGTCCGGCGGCACCTCCGGCGCCGCGGGCATCACCGCCGGTGCAGGCATCCAGACCGCCTCGGCCGCTTCCGGCTCCACCGCTTCCACCCTCAGCAGCCTGGATATCTCCACATTCTCGGGCGCCCAGAAAGCCTTGGAAATCGTCGACAAGGCATTGACATCGGTCAACTCCTCGCGCGCCGACATGGGTGCGGTGCAGAACCGCTTCACCTCCACCATCGCCAATCTGGCCGCCACTTCGGAGAACCTGACGGCCTCGCGCAGCCGGATCGCCGATACCGACTACGCAAAGACCACCGCCGAGCTGACCCGTACGCAGATCCTGCAGCAGGCGGGTACCGCGATGCTGGCCCAGGCCAAGTCGGTTCCGCAGAACGTGCTGAGCCTGCTGCAGTAA
- the flgL gene encoding flagellar hook-associated protein FlgL — translation MTNRISTSMMYSQSVSAMTAKQSRLNQLEAQLSSGQRLVTAKDDPVAAGTAVGLDRALAAITRFGENANNVQNRLGLQENALAQAGDKMARVTELAVQSNNSSLSPDDRKAIASELTALRDSMVSLANSTDGTGRYLFAGTADGNAPFIKSNGNVLYNGDQTQRQVEVAPDTFVSDTLPGSEIFMRIRTGDGSVDAHANATNTGTGLLLDFSRDASSGSWNGGSYSVQFTAADTYEVRDSTNALVSTGTYKDGGDINAAGVRMRISGAPAVGDSFQIGASGTKDVFSTIDDMVAALNSDTQTPTQKAAMINTLQSSMRDIAQASSKMIDARASGGAQLSAIDNANSLLESNEVTLKTTLSSIRDLDYASAIGQYELERASLQAAQTIFQQMQSSSLFNLIR, via the coding sequence ATGACCAACCGTATCTCCACCAGCATGATGTACAGCCAGTCGGTGTCGGCGATGACGGCCAAGCAGTCGCGACTGAACCAATTGGAAGCCCAGCTCTCCAGTGGGCAGCGCCTGGTCACTGCCAAGGACGATCCGGTCGCCGCAGGCACTGCGGTCGGCCTGGATCGCGCATTGGCGGCGATCACCCGCTTCGGCGAGAACGCCAACAACGTGCAGAACCGGCTCGGCCTGCAGGAAAACGCCCTGGCGCAGGCCGGCGACAAAATGGCGCGCGTCACCGAATTGGCGGTGCAGTCCAATAACTCCTCGCTCAGCCCCGACGACCGTAAAGCGATCGCCTCGGAACTGACCGCCTTGCGCGACAGCATGGTGAGCCTGGCCAACAGCACCGACGGCACCGGCCGCTACCTGTTCGCCGGCACAGCCGATGGCAATGCGCCTTTCATCAAGAGCAACGGCAACGTGCTCTACAACGGCGACCAGACCCAGAGGCAGGTGGAAGTGGCGCCGGACACCTTCGTCAGCGACACCCTGCCCGGCAGCGAAATCTTCATGCGCATCCGCACCGGCGACGGCAGCGTGGATGCGCACGCCAATGCCACCAATACCGGGACCGGCCTGCTGCTGGATTTCAGCCGCGACGCCAGCTCTGGCAGCTGGAACGGTGGCAGCTATAGCGTGCAGTTCACCGCCGCCGACACCTACGAGGTGCGCGACAGCACCAACGCGTTGGTGAGCACCGGTACCTATAAGGATGGCGGAGACATCAACGCCGCCGGGGTGCGCATGCGCATCAGCGGCGCGCCTGCGGTGGGTGACAGTTTCCAGATCGGCGCTTCCGGCACCAAGGACGTGTTCTCCACCATCGACGACATGGTCGCCGCGCTGAATTCCGATACGCAGACGCCGACCCAGAAGGCGGCCATGATCAACACGCTGCAGTCGTCCATGCGCGACATCGCGCAGGCTTCTTCCAAGATGATCGATGCGCGCGCCTCTGGCGGCGCGCAGTTGTCGGCGATCGACAACGCCAATTCCTTGCTCGAATCCAACGAAGTCACGCTCAAGACCACCTTGTCGTCGATCCGCGATCTGGACTACGCCTCGGCCATTGGGCAGTACGAACTTGAGCGCGCCTCCTTGCAGGCAGCGCAAACGATCTTTCAGCAGATGCAGTCGTCTTCGCTGTTCAATCTGATCCGCTGA
- the flgK gene encoding flagellar hook-associated protein FlgK yields the protein MSIMSTGTSALIAFQRALSTVSHNVANINTEGYSRQRVEFATRTPTDMGYAFVGNGAKISDVGRVADQLAISRLLDSGGELSRLQQLSSLSNRVDSLYSNTATNVAGLWSNFFDSASALSSNASSTAERQSMLDSGNSLATRFKQLNGQMDSLSNEVNSGLTSSVDEVNRLTQQIAKINGTIGNSIDNASADLLDQRDALVSKLVGYTGGTAVIQDGGFMNVFTAGGQALVVGTTAAKLTTVADPYQPTKLQVAMQTQGQNVSLSPSSLGGQIGGLLEFRSNVLEPTQAELGRLAVGMASSFNTAHSQGMDLYGALGGNFFNIGSPTTAANPKNTGTAALTASFSNLGAVDGQNVTLSFDAGSWKATRTDTGSTVPLTGTGTAADPLVVNGVSMVVGGAPANGDKFLLQPTAGLAGSLSVAITDPSRIAAATPVKATATIANLGTGKISDVKVTNAQNPALLTPSSVEFIDANQYTIDGTGPFAYTPGQTISANGWSFALDGAPKAGDTFGVGPMGAGSSDNGNAKLLAKVEDAKALNGGTVTLNGALSGLTTSVGSAARAANYAADAQEVINDQAQASRDSISGVNLDEEAADMLKLQQAYQAAAQMISTADTIFQAILGAVR from the coding sequence ATGTCCATCATGTCCACCGGGACCAGCGCGCTGATCGCCTTCCAACGGGCGTTGTCGACCGTTAGCCATAACGTCGCCAACATCAATACGGAAGGCTACAGCCGCCAACGTGTGGAATTTGCAACGCGCACGCCCACCGACATGGGCTACGCGTTCGTGGGCAATGGCGCCAAGATCAGCGATGTGGGCCGCGTGGCCGACCAGCTGGCCATCTCGCGGCTGCTGGACAGTGGCGGCGAACTTTCGCGCCTGCAGCAGCTGTCGTCGTTGTCCAACCGCGTGGACAGCCTGTACTCCAATACGGCTACCAACGTGGCCGGGCTGTGGTCCAACTTCTTCGACTCGGCCAGCGCACTGTCGTCCAACGCCTCCTCCACCGCCGAGCGGCAGAGCATGCTCGACAGCGGCAACAGCCTGGCCACGCGCTTCAAGCAGCTCAACGGGCAGATGGACAGCCTGAGCAATGAAGTCAACAGCGGCCTGACTTCGTCGGTGGATGAAGTCAATCGGCTGACGCAGCAGATCGCCAAGATCAACGGCACCATCGGCAACAGCATCGACAACGCCTCGGCCGACCTGCTGGACCAGCGCGATGCGCTGGTGTCCAAGCTGGTTGGCTACACCGGCGGTACCGCGGTGATCCAGGACGGCGGTTTCATGAATGTTTTCACCGCTGGCGGACAGGCGTTGGTGGTGGGGACCACCGCGGCCAAGCTGACCACGGTGGCCGACCCGTATCAGCCGACCAAGCTGCAGGTGGCGATGCAGACCCAGGGGCAGAACGTCAGCCTCAGCCCCAGCTCGCTGGGCGGGCAGATCGGCGGCCTGCTGGAATTTCGCAGCAACGTGCTCGAGCCCACCCAGGCGGAACTTGGCCGGCTGGCCGTGGGCATGGCCAGCAGCTTCAACACCGCGCACAGCCAGGGCATGGACCTGTACGGCGCGCTGGGCGGCAATTTCTTCAACATCGGCTCGCCCACCACCGCCGCCAACCCGAAGAACACCGGCACCGCAGCCCTCACCGCCAGCTTCAGCAATCTGGGCGCGGTGGACGGGCAGAACGTCACCCTGAGCTTCGATGCCGGCAGCTGGAAGGCCACGCGTACCGATACCGGCTCCACCGTGCCGCTGACCGGCACCGGCACCGCTGCCGATCCGCTGGTGGTCAACGGCGTGAGCATGGTGGTCGGTGGTGCGCCGGCCAACGGCGACAAATTCCTGCTGCAACCCACCGCCGGCCTCGCGGGCAGCCTCTCGGTGGCGATCACCGACCCCTCGCGCATTGCCGCGGCCACACCGGTGAAAGCCACTGCGACCATCGCCAACCTGGGCACCGGCAAGATCAGCGACGTCAAGGTCACCAATGCACAGAACCCTGCGCTGCTGACACCGTCGTCGGTGGAGTTCATCGACGCCAACCAGTACACCATCGATGGCACCGGCCCGTTCGCCTACACGCCCGGCCAGACAATCAGCGCCAACGGCTGGAGCTTCGCGCTGGATGGCGCGCCCAAGGCCGGCGACACCTTCGGCGTCGGCCCGATGGGCGCCGGCTCCAGCGACAACGGCAACGCCAAACTGCTGGCCAAGGTGGAAGACGCCAAGGCGCTCAACGGCGGCACGGTCACGCTCAATGGCGCGCTGTCCGGCCTGACCACCTCGGTGGGCTCGGCCGCACGCGCAGCCAACTACGCGGCCGACGCGCAGGAGGTCATCAACGACCAGGCGCAGGCCAGCCGCGATTCCATTTCCGGCGTCAACCTCGACGAGGAAGCCGCCGACATGCTGAAACTGCAGCAGGCCTACCAGGCCGCCGCACAGATGATCTCCACCGCCGACACCATCTTCCAAGCGATCCTGGGCGCCGTACGCTGA
- a CDS encoding flagellar assembly peptidoglycan hydrolase FlgJ has protein sequence MRISASPIDLNPSTKADPAKIDKVSRQLEGQFAQMLVKSMRDASSGDPMFPGENQMFREMYDQQMAKALTDGKGLGLSAMISKQLSGDTGGPALNTSLSTADAAKAYALVAGKRDASLPLPARDGAATSVGASLGAAVGTAAGIGAGGLTGIGMSQVLDLIAGRTGGEAGGDDAAALSWPSANDRWSDVTATDAADANAAVNATAASSAAASLGERTPEGFVAKIWTHAQKAARELGVDPRALVAQAALETGWGRRGIGNGGDSNNLFGIKATGWNGAKVTTGTHEYVNGVKTTETADFRAYGSAEESFADYVRLLKNNSRYQTALQAGTDIKGFARGLQQAGYATDPGYAAKIAAIANGPTIDRAVAAIGNAAADLSNRYASTAEPVGLGTIRR, from the coding sequence ATGCGTATCTCTGCATCGCCCATTGATCTCAACCCGAGCACCAAGGCCGATCCTGCAAAGATCGACAAGGTCTCACGTCAGCTCGAAGGCCAGTTCGCGCAGATGCTGGTCAAGAGCATGCGCGATGCGAGCTCCGGCGACCCGATGTTTCCGGGTGAAAACCAGATGTTCCGTGAGATGTACGACCAGCAGATGGCCAAGGCGTTGACCGACGGCAAGGGGCTTGGTCTGTCGGCAATGATCTCCAAGCAGCTGAGCGGCGACACCGGCGGCCCGGCCTTGAACACCTCGCTGAGCACCGCCGATGCCGCCAAGGCCTATGCGCTGGTGGCCGGCAAGCGCGACGCGTCTTTGCCGCTGCCCGCCCGTGACGGCGCGGCAACCAGCGTCGGTGCGAGCCTCGGCGCAGCGGTCGGCACCGCTGCAGGTATCGGCGCAGGCGGCCTCACCGGCATCGGCATGAGCCAGGTGCTGGATCTGATTGCCGGGCGCACCGGCGGCGAAGCAGGCGGCGATGACGCGGCCGCGCTGAGCTGGCCCTCGGCCAACGACCGCTGGAGCGATGTCACCGCCACCGATGCGGCCGACGCCAACGCCGCAGTGAATGCCACCGCCGCTTCCAGCGCCGCCGCCAGCCTGGGCGAGCGCACACCGGAAGGCTTTGTCGCCAAGATCTGGACGCATGCGCAAAAGGCCGCCCGCGAACTTGGCGTGGATCCGCGCGCGCTGGTGGCGCAGGCCGCGCTGGAAACCGGCTGGGGCCGTCGCGGCATCGGCAATGGCGGCGATTCCAACAACCTGTTTGGCATCAAGGCCACCGGCTGGAACGGCGCCAAGGTCACCACCGGCACGCACGAATACGTCAACGGCGTCAAAACCACTGAAACCGCGGATTTCCGCGCCTACGGCTCGGCCGAAGAGAGCTTTGCCGACTACGTGCGCCTGCTGAAAAACAACAGCCGTTACCAGACGGCGCTGCAGGCCGGCACCGACATCAAGGGTTTTGCACGCGGCTTGCAACAGGCCGGGTACGCCACCGATCCGGGCTACGCAGCCAAGATCGCGGCGATCGCCAACGGTCCGACCATCGACCGTGCGGTGGCCGCGATTGGCAACGCGGCGGCCGACCTGTCCAACCGCTATGCCAGTACCGCCGAGCCCGTTGGGCTAGGCACCATTCGTCGCTGA